The following proteins come from a genomic window of Lolium rigidum isolate FL_2022 chromosome 5, APGP_CSIRO_Lrig_0.1, whole genome shotgun sequence:
- the LOC124658408 gene encoding pentatricopeptide repeat-containing protein At3g09650, chloroplastic-like produces the protein MLHGKLHLQPHPHPPVTPFSVPPPFSPPTTTSSSSSRSHHLVHSAISPAAPLSTTHQDDDALLALLRAGDTDAAYRLFASSPSLPESPTAASRLLAQLSYTSTSSRTFSRAAGLLHRLRAQGGLSLLDANSLSLAASAAARSGNAHLAYSLLLSMLRRGLLPDRRAYTAAVSRLGPARALRLFDAVLHHLRLAPPDPSSSFSLPDTAAFNAALSACADAGDCRRFHNIFNETRNWGAGAAPDALTYNIAIKMCARAGRRDLVARVLERMLAAGLAPCATTFHSLVAAYVGFGDIPTAEKIVQAMREGRTDVCLLLRQVENNTVVVVPDEHSAVLEDIVGARPDEAPLLPRTYPPNSRVYTTLMKGYMNAGRVDDVVAMARAMRLEGETMPDSRPDHVTYTTVISTLVAAGDVDRAHSVLDEMGRAGVPATRVTYNVLIKGYCQQLQMSRARELLEEMTTDADVVTYNTLMDGCVLMDDSAGALALFNEMRSRGVPPSTVSYTTLMKAFAASGQPKVALKVFEEMDKDPRVTVDRAAWNMLVEGYCQQGLLDTAKQTVERMKERGVQPDVATYGSLAKGIAIARKPGEALVLWNEVKERCEAGAGGKPPFKPDEELLDALADVCVRGAFFKKALEIVACMEENGIAPNKTKYKKIYIEMHSRMFTSKHASQARQDRRRERKRAAEAFKFWLGLPNSYYGSEWRISPLVNTQGGDDEDDLS, from the coding sequence ATGCTGCACGGCAAGCTCCACCTCCAACCCCATCCTCACCCTCCGGTCACCCCCTTCTCCGTCCCGCCGCCATTCTCGcctcccaccaccacctcctcctcctcctcgcgcagCCACCACCTCGTCCACTCAGCCATTTCCCCCGCCGCGCCACTCTCTACTACCCACCAAGACGATGACGCGCTCCTCGCCCTCCTCCGCGCCGGCGACACCGACGCCGCCTACCGCCTCTTCgcctcctccccctccctcccCGAGTCCCCCACCGCGGCCTCCCGCCTCCTCGCCCAGCTCTcctacacctccacctcctcccgcaccttctcccgcgccgccggcctcctccaccgcctccgcgcCCAGGGCGGCCTCAGCCTCCTCGACGCCAActccctctccctcgccgcctccgccgccgcccgctccggcAACGCGCACCTCGcctactccctcctcctctccatgctccgccgcggcctcctccccGACCGCCGCGCCTACACGGCCGCCGTCTCCCGCCTCGGCCCCGCCCGCGCGCTccgcctcttcgacgccgtcctccaccacctccgcctcGCCCCGCCCgacccctcctcctccttctccctccCCGACACGGCCGCCTTCAACGCCGCGCTCAGCGCCTGCGCGGACGCCGGCGACTGCCGCCGCTTCCACAACATCTTCAACGAGACGCGCAACTGGGGCGCCGGCGCCGCGCCCGACGCCCTCACCTACAACATCGCCATCAAGATGtgcgcgcgcgccggccgccgggaCCTCGTCGCGCGCGTGCTCGAGCGGATGCTCGCCGCCGGCCTCGCCCCCTGCGCCACCACCTTCCACTCCCTCGTCGCCGCCTACGTCGGCTTCGGCGACATCCCCACGGCAGAGAAGATCGTGCAGGCCATGCGGGAAGGCCGCACCGACGTctgcctcctgctccggcaaGTAGAAAACaacaccgtcgtcgtcgtccccgACGAGCACAGCGCTGTGCTAGAGGACATCGTCGGGGCCAGGCCGGACGAGGCGCCGCTGCTGCCGAGGACGTACCCGCCCAACTCCAGGGTGTACACGACGCTGATGAAGGGGTACATGAACGCCGGCCGCGTGGACGACGTGGTGGCCATGGCGCGCGCCATGCGGCTGGAGGGGGAGACGATGCCGGACAGCCGGCCAGACCACGTCACCTACACCACGGTGATATCCACCCTCGTGGCCGCGGGCGACGTAGACCGCGCGCACTCCGTGCTCGACGAGATGGGGAGAGCAGGGGTGCCGGCGACCCGGGTGACCTACAACGTGCTCATCAAGGGCTACTGCCAGCAGCTGCAGATGAGCAGGGCCAGGGAGCTCCTGGAGGAGATGACCACCGACGCCGACGTGGTCACCTACAACACCCTCATGGACGGGTGCGTGCTCATGGACGACAGCGCCGGCGCGCTGGCCCTGTTCAACGAGATGCGGTCGCGCGGGGTGCCGCCGTCGACGGTGAGCTACACGACGCTGATGAAGGCGTTCGCGGCGTCGGGGCAGCCCAAGGTGGCGCTCAAGGTGTTCGAGGAGATGGACAAGGACCCCAGGGTGACGGTGGACAGGGCGGCATGGAACATGCTGGTGGAAGGGTACTGCCAGCAAGGTCTGCTGGACACGGCGAAGCAGACGGTGGAGAGGATGAAGGAGCGCGGCGTGCAGCCGGACGTGGCCACCTACGGCAGCCTGGCCAAGGGGATCGCCATCGCCAGGAAGCCCGGGGAGGCGCTGGTGCTGTGGAACGAGGTGAAAGAGCGGTGCgaggccggcgccggcggcaagCCACCGTTCAAACCCGACGAGGAGCTCCTGGACGCGCTCGCCGACGTGTGCGTCCGGGGAGCCTTCTTCAAGAAGGCGCTGGAGATCGTGGCGTGCATGGAGGAGAACGGCATCGCGCCCAACAAGACCAAGTACAAGAAGATCTACATCGAGATGCACTCCAGGATGTTCACCAGCAAGCACGCGTCGCAAGCCAGGCAGGACCGGAGGCGGGAGCGCAAGCGGGCGGCCGAGGCATTCAAGTTCTGGCTCGGCCTGCCCAACTCCTACTACGGCAGCGAGTGGCGGATCAGCCCCCTCGTCAACACCcaaggcggcgacgacgaggacgacctcAGCTAG
- the LOC124658409 gene encoding uncharacterized protein LOC124658409, which produces MKSVESTTWEDRVPQCGNSVDIKPASADGTADLPASFCNEAQPNSSDKPNTDGSVNFESDSPLIGKEAQLLVGCDCDNDYRRTECLPIEPEAPVPCADFSDLKEVTVDFRTETHDSLAVERQPLLLEEPNAEEDMDIDSDSPLISKEVQLLIGSEYDHDYRSTECPPMEPGAPVPCTDFSDSKEVVIDCKTETHDSLPVERQRVLLEEANTEDDMELDKNELLTLEDPSPIGKTKAVHRPGTNTIIKNHLKQLVPFSEEWLAAMEACGEEVLEQKSGAVQNSPTDKTTPEPSPWSPVKRKAQDVGPFDCTKYSKNVRTTDTP; this is translated from the exons ATGAAATCAGTAGAGTCTACAACATGGGAAGATCGGGTGCCACAGTGTGGTAATTCAGTTGATATAAAACCAGCTTCAGCTGATGGTACAGCAGATTTGCCTGCTTCCTTTTGTAATGAAGCCCAACCTAATTCATCAGACAAACCAAATACTGATGGTAGTGTCAACTTTGAGTCAGATAGTCCATTGATTGGCAAGGAAGCTCAGCTCTTAGTAGGGTGTGATTGTGACAACGATTATAGGCGTACAGAATGCCTCCCTATAGAACCAGAAGCACCTGTACCTTGTGCTGATTTTAGTGATCTAAAAGAAGTCACAGTAGATTTTAGGACAGAAACACATGATTCTTTGGCAGTGGAAAGACAGCCTCTTTTATTGGAAGAACCCAATGCTGAAGAAGATATGGATATTGACTCAGATAGTCCACTGATTAGCAAGGAAGTTCAGCTGTTAATAGGGTCTGAATACGACCATGATTATAGGAGTACAGAATGTCCACCTATGGAACCAGGAGCACCTGTGCCTTGTACTGATTTTAGTGATTCAAAAGAAGTCGTGATTGACTGTAAGACAGAAACACATGATTCTTTGCCAGTGGAAAGACAACGGGTTTTATTGGAAGAAGCAAATACTGAAGACGATATGGAGCTTGACAAAAACGAGTTGTTAACTCTAGAGGATCCATCACCTATAGG AAAGACCAAGGCAGTGCACAGACCAGGCACAAATACCATCATAAAAAATCATCTAAAACAATTGGTACCATTTTCGGAAGAATGGCTTGCTGCCATGGAGGCTTGCGGGGAG GAAGTTTTGGAACAGAAGAGTGGAGCTGTGCAAAATTCTCCTACCGATAAAACTACCCCAGAGCCCAGTCCTTGGTCACCG GTTAAACGCAAAGCTCAAGATGTTGGTCCATTTGACTGTACCAAGTACTCCAAAAACGTTCGGACAACTGACACCCCTTAA